From one Mycolicibacterium sp. HK-90 genomic stretch:
- a CDS encoding response regulator, with protein sequence MTPTTAAAKTRVLVIDDEPQILRALRINLSVRGYEVDTATNGGQGLRAAADHRPDVIVLDLGLPDMSGIDVLAGLRGWLSAPVIVLSARTDSSDKVEALDAGADDYVTKPFGMDEFLARLRAAVRRGTTASETDEPVIETSSFTVDLAAKKVTKNNHEVHLTPTEWGMLEMLVRNRGKLVGREELLREVWGPAYAKETHYLRVYLAQLRRKLEDDPSHPVHLLTEAGMGYRFQE encoded by the coding sequence ATGACACCCACCACCGCCGCCGCCAAGACCCGGGTCCTGGTGATCGACGACGAACCACAGATCCTGCGGGCGTTGCGGATCAACCTGTCGGTACGGGGCTACGAGGTGGACACCGCGACCAACGGCGGCCAGGGCCTACGAGCGGCCGCCGACCATCGTCCCGATGTCATCGTGCTCGACCTCGGCCTGCCCGACATGTCGGGCATCGACGTGCTGGCCGGGCTCCGTGGTTGGCTGTCGGCGCCGGTGATCGTGCTCTCCGCCCGCACCGATTCCTCCGACAAGGTCGAGGCACTCGACGCCGGAGCCGATGACTACGTCACCAAACCCTTTGGCATGGATGAGTTTCTGGCTCGGTTGCGGGCCGCGGTGCGCCGCGGCACGACCGCGTCCGAAACCGACGAGCCGGTGATCGAGACCTCGTCGTTCACCGTCGATCTGGCCGCCAAGAAGGTGACCAAGAACAACCATGAGGTGCACCTGACCCCCACCGAGTGGGGCATGCTGGAGATGCTGGTGCGCAACCGGGGCAAGCTGGTCGGCCGCGAGGAGCTGCTGCGCGAGGTGTGGGGACCGGCCTACGCGAAGGAAACCCACTATCTGCGGGTCTATCTGGCCCAGCTGCGTCGCAAGCTCGAGGACGATCCGTCACATCCGGTGCACCTGCTGACCGAGGCAGGGATGGGGTACCGCTTCCAGGAGTGA
- a CDS encoding heavy metal translocating P-type ATPase — protein sequence MTALAPTPARSRSTPVPGGSLGWLWAVASVRWAVAALVLFLAGLAAQLSGAPEPVWWALYLACYATGGWEPAWAGLQALRERTLDVDLLMILAAIGAASIGQVFDGALLIVIFATSGALEDVATTRTERSVRGLLDLAPDSATLVDADGAERSVAADVLRPGDHIVIRPGERISADGTVIAGSSDVDQSSITGEPLPVPKRTGDDVFAGTLNGAGALRVAVTHDPSETVVARIVAMVAEASATKAKTQLFIEKVEQRYSVVVVIATVALFVVPMLLGADLRSTLLRAMTFMIVASPCAVVLATMPPLLSAIANASRHGVLVKSAVAMERLADTAVVALDKTGTLTAGAPQVSSVVALDGGSDEQVLEKAAAAEQFSEHPLGRAIVAEAKGRGVAVPGATDFTALPGRGVRAVVAGRVIEVISPSAHEGSQVAAVAAIEGDGATAVLVTVDGAAVGVLGLADRVRPDAAAAVARLGELTQHPPVLLTGDNARAAHRLGRQVGITDVRAELLPGDKAGAVQQFEDDGRRVLVVGDGVNDAPAMAAAHTSIAMGRAGADLTVETADVVTIRDELSTIPAVVALARRARRLVIANLVIAATAITVLVAWDLFGHLPLPLGVAGHEGSTILVALNGLRLLSGRAWRS from the coding sequence ATGACCGCACTGGCGCCCACGCCGGCACGCAGCCGTTCCACGCCGGTGCCCGGCGGATCGTTGGGCTGGCTGTGGGCGGTGGCCTCGGTGCGCTGGGCAGTCGCGGCGCTGGTGCTGTTCCTGGCCGGTCTGGCCGCGCAGCTCTCGGGCGCACCCGAACCGGTGTGGTGGGCGCTGTACCTGGCCTGCTACGCCACTGGCGGTTGGGAACCCGCGTGGGCGGGCCTGCAGGCGCTGCGTGAGCGGACGCTCGACGTGGACCTGCTGATGATCCTGGCGGCGATCGGTGCGGCCTCGATCGGGCAGGTGTTCGACGGTGCCCTGCTGATCGTCATCTTCGCGACCTCGGGCGCACTCGAGGACGTCGCGACCACGCGTACCGAGCGGTCCGTGCGCGGTCTGCTCGACCTCGCTCCCGACAGTGCGACGCTGGTCGACGCTGACGGTGCCGAACGGTCCGTCGCCGCCGACGTGCTACGCCCCGGCGACCACATCGTGATCCGCCCGGGGGAACGGATATCCGCGGACGGCACCGTGATCGCCGGATCGTCGGACGTCGACCAATCCTCGATCACCGGGGAACCGCTGCCCGTGCCCAAGCGGACCGGTGACGACGTCTTCGCCGGAACCCTCAACGGTGCCGGTGCGCTGCGGGTGGCCGTCACTCACGATCCGTCCGAGACGGTGGTGGCCCGCATCGTCGCGATGGTGGCCGAGGCGTCGGCCACCAAGGCGAAAACGCAGCTGTTCATCGAGAAGGTCGAACAGCGCTACTCCGTGGTCGTGGTGATCGCCACCGTGGCACTGTTCGTGGTGCCGATGTTGCTGGGCGCGGACCTGCGCTCAACCCTGTTGCGCGCCATGACCTTCATGATCGTCGCCTCGCCGTGCGCGGTGGTGCTGGCCACCATGCCCCCGCTGCTGTCCGCGATAGCCAACGCCAGCAGGCACGGGGTGCTGGTGAAGTCCGCCGTGGCGATGGAGCGGCTGGCTGACACCGCCGTGGTGGCGCTGGACAAGACCGGGACGCTGACGGCCGGGGCGCCGCAGGTGTCGTCGGTGGTTGCGCTGGACGGGGGATCGGATGAGCAGGTGCTCGAAAAGGCGGCGGCAGCAGAACAATTCAGCGAGCATCCGCTGGGCCGCGCCATCGTCGCAGAGGCGAAGGGTCGAGGCGTCGCGGTGCCCGGCGCGACGGACTTCACCGCCCTGCCCGGCCGCGGGGTGCGGGCGGTCGTGGCCGGCCGAGTCATCGAGGTGATCAGCCCGAGCGCCCACGAGGGATCTCAGGTGGCGGCCGTGGCGGCCATCGAGGGTGACGGGGCCACCGCGGTCCTGGTCACCGTCGACGGTGCCGCGGTCGGGGTGCTGGGCCTGGCGGATCGGGTCCGGCCGGACGCCGCGGCGGCCGTGGCCCGGTTGGGTGAGCTCACGCAGCACCCGCCCGTGCTGCTCACCGGTGACAACGCGCGGGCCGCCCACCGGCTGGGGCGACAGGTCGGTATCACCGATGTGCGCGCCGAACTCCTACCCGGCGACAAAGCCGGTGCGGTGCAACAATTCGAGGACGACGGCCGACGGGTCCTCGTGGTCGGCGACGGCGTCAACGATGCGCCGGCGATGGCGGCCGCGCACACGTCGATCGCGATGGGGCGGGCCGGTGCGGACCTGACGGTGGAGACCGCCGACGTCGTCACCATCCGCGACGAACTGTCCACGATTCCCGCCGTCGTTGCGCTGGCCCGACGGGCCCGGCGCCTGGTCATCGCCAATCTGGTGATCGCGGCCACCGCCATCACCGTGCTTGTCGCCTGGGATCTGTTCGGGCACTTGCCGTTACCACTCGGGGTGGCGGGTCATGAGGGATCGACGATCCTCGTCGCCCTCAACGGGCTGAGGTTGCTGAGCGGCCGCGCCTGGCGTTCCTAG
- a CDS encoding ZIP family metal transporter, with translation MLTALTWGLVAASSLLLGAVAGVIRDWNQRLVGLVLGFGAGALISSISFELAEEGFRASGAWAVALGLAIGAVVFYLADKAVDRLGRNGTQTAGLPLLLGALLDGIPEQAALGIGVATGAGVSLALVVSIFVSNLPEAIGSASDMRSAHEPASRIVGGWAAIAALCALATVGGYQLQHVAGAQFQGGINGFAAGALLVMLVGSMIPEATEKAGENAGLAAVLGFAVAAGLSLAG, from the coding sequence GTGCTCACCGCGCTGACCTGGGGTCTGGTCGCTGCCTCGTCGCTGCTCCTCGGCGCCGTCGCGGGCGTGATCCGGGACTGGAACCAACGCCTCGTCGGCCTCGTCCTCGGCTTCGGCGCCGGCGCACTCATTTCCAGCATCTCCTTCGAACTCGCCGAGGAAGGCTTCCGCGCCAGCGGCGCCTGGGCAGTGGCACTCGGCCTCGCGATCGGCGCGGTGGTGTTCTACCTCGCCGACAAGGCAGTGGACCGGTTGGGCCGCAACGGAACCCAGACGGCAGGGCTACCCCTGCTGCTGGGCGCGCTGCTCGACGGTATCCCCGAGCAGGCCGCGCTCGGCATCGGCGTCGCGACCGGGGCCGGTGTCAGCCTGGCACTGGTGGTGTCGATCTTCGTGTCGAACCTGCCCGAGGCCATCGGATCGGCCAGCGACATGAGATCTGCCCACGAGCCCGCGAGCCGCATCGTCGGCGGTTGGGCCGCGATCGCCGCGCTGTGCGCGTTGGCCACCGTCGGCGGCTACCAGCTCCAGCATGTCGCCGGTGCCCAATTCCAGGGTGGGATCAACGGTTTCGCCGCCGGCGCGCTACTGGTGATGCTGGTCGGCTCGATGATCCCCGAGGCGACCGAGAAGGCGGGCGAGAACGCCGGGCTCGCCGCGGTACTGGGATTCGCGGTCGCCGCCGGGCTTTCGCTGGCCGGCTGA
- a CDS encoding propionyl-CoA synthetase gives MSRDGALYRGLFEASLNDPATFWADAAKAVTWTTEPHRVLDDTNPPFYRWFPDGELNTCANALDRHVAERGDQTALIYDSPVTGTKTSYTYRELRDATARFAGALRGLGVGKGDLVVIYMPMVPEAAIAMLACARLGAVHSVVFGGFAAHELATRIDDARPVAVVSASCGIEPTRIVEYKPMLDAALEIARHKPKACVILQREQGPCALVEGRDHDWRQLVADAAPVDPVPVAATDPLYVLYTSGTTGKPKGIVRDNGGHAVALLWSMRHVYDMAPGEVFWAASDVGWVVGHSYIVYAPLLLGATTVLYEGKPVGTPDAGAFWRVAAEYGVKALFTAPTAIRAIKKVDPDGALLADHDLSGLKYLFQAGERLDPDTYHWAADKLGIPVVDHWWQTETGWAIAADPMGVEALPIKPGSATVPMPGYDVQILRSDGARCEPGEEGAICIKLPLPPGTLPTLWGDDHRYVASYLSAFPGYYLTGDGGYLDSDGYLFVMGRTDDVINVAGHRLSTGSIEAVLADHPAVAECAVIGVADELKGQVPRGFVVLKTGASAERITEELVDRVRESIGAVAVFKKVDVVAALPKTRSGKILRKTMRGIADGLDEPVPSTIEDPAVLDALKDVLRP, from the coding sequence ATGTCACGTGATGGTGCCCTCTACCGCGGCCTCTTCGAAGCCAGCCTCAACGACCCGGCCACGTTCTGGGCCGACGCCGCCAAGGCGGTCACCTGGACCACCGAACCCCACCGCGTGCTCGACGACACCAACCCGCCGTTCTACCGCTGGTTCCCTGACGGCGAGCTCAACACCTGCGCCAACGCGCTCGACCGGCACGTCGCCGAACGCGGCGACCAGACCGCCCTGATCTACGACTCCCCGGTCACCGGCACCAAGACCAGCTATACCTACCGCGAGTTGCGCGACGCTACCGCCCGGTTCGCCGGGGCGCTGCGTGGCCTCGGGGTGGGCAAGGGCGACCTCGTGGTGATCTACATGCCGATGGTCCCCGAGGCCGCGATCGCGATGCTGGCCTGCGCCCGGCTCGGCGCGGTGCACTCGGTGGTGTTCGGAGGGTTCGCCGCGCACGAGTTGGCCACCCGCATCGACGACGCCCGCCCGGTGGCCGTCGTCAGTGCGTCCTGCGGCATCGAGCCGACACGCATCGTCGAATACAAGCCCATGCTGGACGCCGCACTCGAGATCGCCCGACACAAGCCCAAGGCCTGCGTCATCCTGCAACGCGAGCAGGGCCCGTGTGCCCTGGTCGAGGGGCGAGATCACGACTGGCGGCAGCTGGTCGCCGACGCCGCCCCGGTCGATCCGGTGCCGGTGGCCGCGACCGACCCGCTGTACGTGCTCTACACCTCCGGCACCACCGGTAAGCCCAAAGGCATCGTCCGCGACAACGGCGGGCATGCGGTCGCGCTGCTGTGGAGCATGCGCCACGTCTACGACATGGCCCCCGGCGAGGTGTTCTGGGCGGCCTCCGACGTCGGCTGGGTGGTCGGCCACTCCTACATCGTGTACGCACCGCTGCTGCTCGGCGCGACAACCGTTCTCTACGAAGGCAAACCGGTCGGCACCCCGGATGCCGGGGCGTTCTGGCGGGTGGCCGCCGAATACGGCGTCAAGGCGTTGTTCACCGCCCCGACCGCGATCCGCGCGATCAAGAAGGTGGACCCCGACGGCGCCCTGCTGGCCGACCACGACCTGTCCGGCCTCAAGTATCTGTTCCAGGCCGGCGAACGGCTCGACCCCGACACCTACCACTGGGCCGCCGACAAACTCGGCATCCCGGTGGTCGACCACTGGTGGCAGACCGAAACCGGTTGGGCCATCGCCGCCGACCCGATGGGTGTGGAGGCACTGCCGATCAAGCCCGGTTCGGCGACGGTGCCGATGCCCGGCTACGACGTGCAGATCCTGCGGTCGGACGGCGCCCGGTGCGAGCCCGGCGAGGAAGGTGCCATCTGCATCAAGCTGCCGCTGCCACCGGGCACGCTGCCCACGCTGTGGGGCGATGATCATCGCTACGTGGCGTCGTACCTGTCGGCGTTCCCCGGCTACTACCTCACCGGCGACGGCGGCTATCTGGACTCAGATGGCTACCTGTTCGTGATGGGTCGCACCGACGACGTGATCAACGTGGCCGGGCACCGGTTGTCGACGGGTTCGATCGAAGCGGTGCTGGCCGACCATCCCGCCGTCGCCGAATGCGCCGTGATCGGCGTCGCCGACGAGCTCAAGGGGCAGGTGCCGCGCGGCTTCGTGGTGCTCAAGACCGGGGCCTCGGCCGAGAGGATCACCGAGGAGCTGGTCGACCGGGTTCGGGAAAGCATCGGTGCGGTAGCGGTGTTCAAGAAGGTCGACGTGGTGGCGGCGTTGCCGAAGACCCGCTCGGGAAAGATCCTGCGCAAGACCATGCGCGGTATCGCCGACGGGCTCGACGAGCCGGTACCCTCCACCATCGAAGACCCGGCGGTGCTCGACGCGCTCAAGGACGTTCTGCGGCCCTGA
- a CDS encoding metalloregulator ArsR/SmtB family transcription factor, which translates to MGHGVEGRATPAASLDAASAAKVAETLQALASPNRLLILTRLRESPCSVTELSAAVGMEQPAVSNQLRLLRALGLVTGDRSGRNIVYRLYDSHVAQLLDEAIYHIEHLRIGARDNTA; encoded by the coding sequence ATGGGTCACGGAGTTGAGGGACGCGCGACGCCCGCGGCGTCGCTCGATGCGGCGTCGGCGGCCAAAGTGGCCGAGACCCTCCAGGCCCTCGCCTCCCCCAACCGCTTGCTGATCCTGACCCGGCTGCGGGAATCACCGTGCTCGGTCACCGAACTGTCCGCGGCAGTGGGCATGGAACAGCCCGCGGTTTCCAATCAACTCCGGCTATTGCGGGCTCTCGGCCTGGTGACCGGCGACCGATCCGGACGCAACATCGTTTACCGGCTTTACGACAGTCACGTCGCGCAACTGCTCGACGAGGCGATCTACCACATCGAGCATCTGCGAATCGGCGCCCGCGACAACACCGCCTGA
- a CDS encoding prolipoprotein diacylglyceryl transferase, producing the protein MTAQWHLGPVSVEVHNLFVALGVFAALLVFIAEARRRGAVNEQSVVAAAGALIGGAIGMRLTGWLRHLDFSANPSLAQAWEFGSRSILGGLLGAYLGVLIAKRLGGYRGKTGDLFAPAVALGMAIGRIGCHLTEAPGRPTALPWGIHAPADTPECPGCLTGAAMHPSFLYEIAFQLAAFAVLLWLRPRIGRPGELFVLYVAGYAVFRFLVEFVRANQTVWLDLTRPQWFLLPSLLILGFRLWYGYRRGYYRNAARTQEVPA; encoded by the coding sequence GTGACTGCGCAGTGGCACCTCGGCCCCGTCAGCGTCGAGGTGCACAACCTGTTCGTCGCGCTCGGGGTGTTCGCCGCACTGCTGGTGTTCATCGCCGAGGCGCGGCGCCGCGGTGCGGTCAACGAGCAGTCCGTGGTCGCGGCGGCCGGCGCCCTGATCGGCGGCGCCATCGGCATGAGGCTGACGGGCTGGCTCCGCCACCTCGATTTCAGCGCCAACCCCAGCCTGGCGCAGGCATGGGAGTTCGGCTCGCGCAGCATCCTCGGCGGCCTGCTCGGCGCCTATCTCGGGGTACTGATCGCCAAGCGACTCGGCGGCTACCGGGGCAAGACCGGCGACCTGTTCGCCCCCGCGGTGGCCCTCGGCATGGCCATCGGCCGGATCGGCTGCCACCTCACCGAGGCCCCCGGCCGGCCCACCGCTCTGCCGTGGGGCATCCACGCACCGGCCGACACGCCCGAATGCCCGGGCTGTCTGACCGGCGCTGCCATGCACCCGTCATTCCTGTACGAAATCGCGTTCCAACTCGCCGCGTTCGCCGTCTTGCTGTGGCTGCGCCCCCGCATCGGCCGGCCCGGCGAACTGTTCGTACTCTACGTCGCCGGCTACGCGGTGTTCCGGTTCCTCGTCGAGTTCGTCCGCGCCAATCAGACCGTGTGGCTGGACCTGACCCGCCCACAATGGTTCCTGCTGCCGTCGTTGCTGATCCTGGGATTTCGGCTGTGGTACGGCTACCGCCGCGGGTACTATCGCAACGCAGCCCGGACTCAGGAGGTGCCCGCATGA
- a CDS encoding SRPBCC family protein: protein MESSPAAVDSPLTVKRDTTATRQQVWDVIADGWTYSQWVVGNTRMRAVDPNWPAPGSLIHHTIGVWPMVVNDETEVESCTPTKELVLLAKTRPFGMARIVLRLADTPTGSRIEMAEVPVGGPLNWIPRRLALLAVYPRNRECAERLVALAERRVEPE from the coding sequence ATGGAATCTTCTCCGGCCGCAGTGGACAGCCCGCTGACCGTCAAACGCGACACGACAGCGACTCGACAACAGGTGTGGGATGTCATCGCCGACGGGTGGACGTATTCGCAGTGGGTGGTGGGGAACACGCGCATGCGGGCTGTCGACCCGAACTGGCCGGCCCCGGGCAGCCTCATCCACCACACGATCGGTGTCTGGCCGATGGTGGTGAACGATGAGACCGAGGTCGAGTCCTGCACACCCACCAAGGAACTCGTGCTCCTGGCCAAGACCCGTCCGTTCGGGATGGCCCGCATCGTGTTGCGGCTCGCGGATACGCCCACGGGATCCCGCATCGAAATGGCCGAAGTTCCGGTCGGTGGGCCACTGAACTGGATCCCGCGGCGGTTGGCGTTGCTGGCCGTCTATCCCCGCAACCGCGAATGCGCCGAGCGATTGGTGGCCTTGGCCGAGCGTCGGGTCGAGCCGGAATGA
- a CDS encoding MPT63 family protein: MTNLSTAFAAAAIAAAAIVASAPGALADDSAVTTASLGSQAKLDNGNVVQGWTVTDLKPSTDTIDYQPRGTLWEVTATNEALEGSVTPIVSNFNIRAADGKNYRALFQVASPQGVNPATISQGQKTSGKIYFDVTEAQPTTVVYNAGGRDLLVWDKASAPAAAPAAGAPKRPAPAAAPAASPAAAAPATAAPAAVSPAPAPAATPAAPAGTGAGSRAADLPAATPDTAATPAATPAGTEAVPGAPAPAAPAPGAPAAPAPGAPVAESTPVAHGTPVPEGAPAPAAAGAGSAATAVPPAEGVPAAPAPAATPVEGAPAPAAPAPGVPAPAAPASEPALVPAGTQPVVTTPAPAPAVAPASSHGSAS; this comes from the coding sequence ATGACCAATCTCAGTACGGCCTTCGCCGCAGCGGCCATCGCCGCCGCAGCGATCGTCGCCAGCGCCCCGGGTGCGCTGGCCGACGACAGCGCCGTCACCACCGCCTCGCTCGGTAGCCAGGCCAAGCTCGACAACGGCAATGTGGTTCAGGGCTGGACCGTCACCGATCTCAAGCCCAGCACCGACACCATCGACTACCAGCCCCGCGGGACCCTGTGGGAGGTCACCGCCACCAACGAGGCCCTCGAGGGCTCGGTGACGCCGATCGTCTCCAACTTCAACATCCGCGCGGCTGACGGCAAGAACTACCGCGCGCTGTTCCAGGTTGCCAGCCCACAGGGCGTCAACCCGGCCACCATCTCGCAGGGCCAGAAGACCAGCGGCAAGATCTACTTCGACGTGACCGAGGCCCAGCCGACCACCGTCGTCTACAACGCCGGCGGTCGCGACCTGCTGGTGTGGGACAAGGCCAGCGCGCCTGCAGCTGCACCCGCCGCCGGTGCCCCCAAGCGCCCCGCCCCCGCCGCCGCTCCGGCTGCCAGCCCGGCCGCCGCCGCGCCCGCAACCGCGGCTCCGGCTGCTGTCTCCCCGGCACCCGCACCTGCCGCCACCCCGGCCGCCCCGGCCGGCACCGGCGCAGGCAGCCGCGCGGCGGACCTGCCCGCCGCGACCCCGGATACTGCAGCCACCCCGGCCGCAACCCCGGCCGGCACCGAAGCCGTTCCGGGTGCTCCGGCTCCGGCCGCTCCCGCGCCGGGCGCTCCGGCAGCTCCCGCCCCGGGCGCTCCGGTTGCCGAGTCGACCCCGGTCGCCCATGGCACGCCGGTCCCTGAGGGTGCCCCGGCACCCGCCGCCGCCGGTGCAGGCAGCGCCGCCACCGCGGTTCCGCCGGCCGAAGGTGTCCCGGCCGCTCCGGCCCCGGCCGCCACTCCGGTCGAGGGTGCCCCGGCTCCGGCCGCTCCGGCTCCGGGTGTTCCGGCTCCGGCTGCCCCGGCCTCCGAGCCGGCGCTGGTTCCGGCCGGCACCCAGCCTGTGGTCACCACGCCCGCCCCGGCCCCCGCGGTCGCCCCGGCGAGCAGCCACGGCAGCGCATCCTGA
- a CDS encoding radical SAM protein — protein sequence MGLRGDRLHRYVTAFCPRCHDEAPERPLADVDRLSGVLVERDGQIWLERGCRTHGLVRTLYDEDPEILSYLEEWTAPTKAHTPDVAGNFDPIPSAYLRGLPEMQTQHTCILLEDIAETCNLRCPTCFTDSSPDLRHVVPIADVLASVDQRLARENGRLDVLMLSGGEPTLHPDLATLLEQLVARPITRILVNSNGIRIGGDDALLDLLTSHRERVEVYLQFDGLTERAHRHHRGGDLRRVKHQALQRLSEREIFTTLVMTTALGVNDDEIGDMIRLALDTPYVGGLTIQPQFGSGRSGTIDPLHRLTHTGVLKRLGPQTGGAVTWRDLTALPCSHPHCCSVGYLVRDDSGQWRSLVSLIGHDSLKEKLGLVSNRIADTEIPRQMRMAVQESLLGLLSEQSSLSHPQIGDVWRAICESCDLGMGTLLTLASSALPGRRRKVRRLLGERVVRLTVKPFMDMSTMIEERLTQCCVHVGTRSTQDQCAPFCAVQAWPALGRQRLSLSAGQALPLIEIR from the coding sequence ATGGGGTTGCGCGGCGACCGATTGCACCGTTATGTCACCGCGTTCTGCCCACGCTGCCACGACGAGGCGCCCGAGCGCCCGCTGGCCGACGTGGACAGGTTGTCCGGCGTCCTGGTGGAGCGCGACGGGCAGATCTGGCTCGAACGCGGCTGCCGCACACACGGATTGGTGCGCACACTCTACGACGAGGATCCCGAGATCCTGTCCTATCTGGAGGAGTGGACCGCACCGACCAAGGCCCACACTCCCGACGTCGCGGGCAATTTCGACCCGATTCCGTCGGCCTACCTGCGCGGCCTGCCCGAGATGCAGACCCAGCACACCTGCATCCTGCTCGAAGACATCGCCGAGACCTGCAACCTGCGCTGCCCGACCTGTTTCACCGACAGCTCACCCGATCTGCGCCATGTGGTGCCCATCGCCGACGTGCTGGCCAGTGTCGACCAGCGGTTGGCCCGCGAGAACGGACGCCTCGACGTCCTGATGCTCAGCGGCGGGGAACCGACCCTGCACCCGGACCTCGCCACGTTGCTCGAACAGCTCGTGGCCCGTCCGATCACCCGGATCCTGGTCAACAGCAACGGTATTCGCATCGGTGGCGACGACGCGCTGCTCGACCTGCTGACCTCGCACCGCGAGCGGGTCGAGGTCTACCTACAGTTCGACGGGCTGACCGAGCGGGCGCACCGCCATCACCGCGGCGGTGATCTGCGCAGAGTCAAACACCAGGCCCTACAGCGGCTCTCCGAGCGGGAGATCTTCACCACCCTGGTCATGACCACCGCCCTCGGCGTCAATGACGACGAGATCGGCGACATGATCCGGCTCGCCCTCGACACCCCCTACGTCGGCGGTCTCACCATCCAGCCGCAGTTCGGCTCCGGGCGGTCCGGCACGATCGATCCGCTGCATCGGCTCACCCACACCGGGGTGCTCAAACGGCTCGGACCGCAGACCGGCGGTGCGGTCACCTGGCGTGATCTCACCGCGCTGCCCTGCTCGCACCCGCACTGCTGTTCGGTGGGTTACCTGGTGCGCGACGACAGCGGGCAGTGGCGCTCGCTGGTATCGCTGATCGGCCACGACAGCCTGAAAGAGAAGCTCGGCCTGGTGTCGAACCGGATCGCCGACACCGAGATTCCGCGGCAAATGCGCATGGCGGTCCAGGAATCCCTGCTCGGTCTGCTCTCCGAACAGTCGTCCCTGTCGCACCCACAGATCGGCGACGTGTGGCGGGCCATCTGTGAGAGCTGCGATCTGGGCATGGGCACGCTGCTGACCCTCGCGTCCTCGGCGTTGCCGGGTCGGCGCCGAAAGGTCCGCCGGCTGCTCGGCGAGCGGGTGGTGCGGCTGACGGTCAAGCCGTTCATGGACATGTCCACGATGATCGAGGAACGCCTGACCCAGTGCTGTGTACACGTCGGCACCCGCTCCACCCAGGACCAGTGCGCCCCGTTCTGTGCCGTGCAGGCCTGGCCCGCGCTCGGGCGTCAACGATTGTCGCTGTCGGCCGGGCAGGCCTTACCGCTCATCGAGATTCGATAG
- a CDS encoding Ppx/GppA phosphatase family protein gives MGLRRVSAIDCGTNSIRLLIADVVDGKLRDVHREMRIVRLGQGVDATGQFAPEALARTESALADYAALMAERSVGAVRMVATSAARDAGNRDEFFAMTARLLGKVVPGSVAEVITGTEEAELSFRGAVGELDAAAGPFVVVDLGGGSTEVVLGSAAVQASFSADIGCVRLTERCLHSDPPTAAEVAQARAVVRDGLAEALRVVPVDGAHTWVGVAGTMTTLSALAQGMTEYDADAIHLSRIGFDDLLGVCEQLIGMTKADRLALGPMHAGRADVIGGGAIIVEELAAVLGDRAGIGELVVSEHDILDGIALSIA, from the coding sequence ATGGGTTTGAGGCGGGTCAGCGCAATCGACTGCGGCACCAACTCGATTCGTCTGCTGATCGCCGACGTCGTGGACGGAAAGCTGCGCGACGTGCACCGCGAGATGCGGATCGTGCGACTGGGTCAGGGCGTCGACGCCACCGGGCAGTTTGCGCCGGAAGCCTTGGCCCGCACCGAATCCGCTCTCGCCGATTACGCGGCGCTGATGGCCGAGCGATCGGTGGGTGCCGTGCGGATGGTGGCCACTTCTGCGGCGCGTGATGCCGGTAACCGTGATGAGTTCTTCGCGATGACAGCGCGCCTGCTGGGCAAGGTGGTTCCGGGTTCGGTGGCCGAGGTGATCACCGGCACCGAGGAGGCCGAGCTGTCGTTCCGCGGCGCGGTCGGTGAACTCGACGCTGCCGCAGGCCCATTCGTGGTCGTGGATCTGGGTGGCGGTTCGACCGAGGTGGTGCTGGGCAGCGCGGCGGTGCAGGCCAGTTTCTCCGCCGACATCGGTTGTGTCCGGCTCACCGAACGGTGCCTGCACTCCGATCCGCCCACCGCAGCGGAAGTGGCACAGGCTCGGGCCGTGGTCCGCGACGGCCTGGCCGAGGCGCTGCGGGTGGTGCCGGTCGACGGCGCGCACACCTGGGTGGGCGTGGCCGGGACGATGACCACGCTCTCGGCGCTGGCGCAGGGAATGACTGAATACGATGCCGATGCGATCCACCTGTCCCGCATCGGATTCGATGACCTTCTCGGGGTGTGCGAACAACTGATCGGCATGACGAAGGCCGACCGCCTGGCCCTCGGCCCGATGCATGCCGGCCGTGCCGATGTGATCGGCGGCGGCGCGATCATCGTCGAGGAGTTGGCGGCCGTGCTCGGGGATCGGGCCGGTATCGGCGAACTCGTGGTCAGCGAGCACGACATTCTCGACGGCATCGCACTGTCGATCGCCTGA